In the Paenibacillus sp. FSL R7-0337 genome, AAGGTACTCAGAAATTCATGAAAAGATAGATAGCGCTAAAGACTTACTCATGAAAGAGTTGAAGAAAAAGACTAAACTAAATAAAGTTGAAGATGAAATTACTAGTGCTTTTAATGCGGGGAAATCAAAAATTATAGAAATATTGTATCAACTTGAGGATTCAGTTTCAGCTGATAGTTTGATTTATCCGTTTTCAAGTATTTCTTATAAGGTGGTATTTGATGAGAAGGTTGTTGAGTTTCTATCTACTGGAGATTTTAAGTATCAAATCAAGCAATACATAGAGAAGTACAATGATCTAATAAAAAACTCGAATTTTTTACGGAAAGAGTTTAACCATTACCATGCCACTACTGTTCAGAAAAATTTATTGGATAATGGGTTTTTCAAGGCTGAGCATACAATTAATATGAATATGAAAGGTGTTAAAACAGAGATAACTTCAGCATCCGAGCTGTCAAAGCTAATAGATGAAGAGAAAAATAAAATTTTATCGGATATCCAACTTCAAAAAATATTTGAAACTATTGATAAAAAAATTTCAAATGCTCAATTAAGAGAGTTTAGAGATTATTTATTCGAGAACCAAAATTTATTGATTGAACTAGAGAATATTCAAAATCTAAAGAAGAAAGTTTGGCTTTCTTATCTTCAGCAACATTCCATTTTATATCTCAATTTAATTAAGGAATACAAGGACGGACAAGTTGAGTTAAAAAAGATAATTAAGCAGGCGAATGAAGAAAAAACGGATTGGGAAAATGTAATTGATATTTTTAATAGAAGATTTTATGTGCCATATACCCTTAGAATGAGTAATAAATCAGATAGCGTATTACGAGACGAAGCGCCTAGTGTTGAGTACGTTTTTAAAGATCGAGATGAAAATTCCGAAACTGTAAGTGAGGAAATATTGCTATCGATATTGAGTCAGGGTGAAACAAGAGCTCTTTATTTGTTAAACATTATTTTTGAAATTGAGTGCAGGAGAAAGCAAGGTCTACAGACATTACTAATTATTGATGATATTGCTGATTCCTTCGATTATAAAAATAAGTACGCTATTATTGAGTATCTAAAAGAAATCTCTGATTCGGAAAATTTCAGTTTAGTGATATTAACACATAATTTCGATTTCTACCGAACAGTACAAGACAGAATAAACACGAATAAATTTACTCAATCATATATGGCAGTGAGGAACGTTGATTCTATAAACTTAATAAATCCTGGATATAAATATATAAGTAATCCTTTCGTGAACTGGAAAAAAGACTTGAATGACAAAGTTAAATTAATTGCTTCTATTTCATTTGCTAGAAATATAGCTGAATATGTAGGGGATACAGTGAATTTTAACAAACTCACTTCAATTCTACATAAGAAAGATGATTCTGGAATGCTTTTAATAAAAGATATTGAAAGTTCCTATAAAGAAATTTTTAAAGACATGGATCATTTGGTACTGAACGATCAGGATAAGTATGTATTAGATGTGATTTTTGAAGTAGCTGAACAACTTTGTGCCGAGTCAACAGAAACAGCTTTGAATTTGGAAAATAAAATTGTGTTATCGATAGCAACAAGAATTAATGCAGAAGTGTATATGATTTCAAAAATAAACGATCCTACATTTGTTTCGAAAATAAAAAGTAACCAGACAGGTAAATTATTTGGTCGATTCAAACGTGATTATTCTAATGAGGTAGAGGCTATAAAAATACTTGAAAAAGTAAATCTTATGACACCTGAAAATATACACTTAAACTCATTTATGTTTGAACCTATACTGGATTTAACTGAACATCACTTAAAAGATCTTTATGTGTGTGTGAAAAAATTAATTATATCGGAGGAACAAAGTGCAATATTTGCTGCCACAGCAGCAGAAGAAGTGAATTAAAAAGGTTTTTAGCGGTAGCAATATCAAGCAATGTAGATTTCTACACATCCCTCTGCTGGTCATTCAAAGGGGCCAGTCATACCTGCTTAGTCTTACTAGCTTCAGCACAATCCAATTCAGTATCCTAACATTATGTAGCATTATAGCAGGTGTGGCCTTCTTTAAAAATAAGAATGAGTGAGTTTTAAAACTTCATTAACAGTCTATAAAAGAGGAGTAAGAGCGTATGGCAGTAAAAAAGGAAATATTACAACCAATTAAATACGGTTTTCCGAATTTTACAAGTGATTCAAGTTGTATAAATTTATGTGATAGCAACAAATTGATAATATCAGATATATGGGGATTTTGGGACTATGTTATAAAGAAAAATGGCGTTGAAAAAATATTTATGAGTTCACTTTTGGAACAAGCAAAGTTTTTCTATGAAGCAGCAGAAAAAAGTCCTATTAAATCTCAACCTCTGTTATATTATTATTCCTTTCTTAATTTCGCCAAAATAGTAATTAATCTTAAAATGAAATATGGAAAATGTATCTATAATCATGGAATTACACAAGCGAGGGGGAATAATAAATTTTCAAATGCTGAGATTTCAATAATGAAACTTAAGCTAGACACAAAAAATGTATCAGCAGAATTGGAAAAGGTGTTAAACGAGAAGGATATATCGAGTAACTTATCGTTAAATGTAAAACAATTATTAAATCATTGTGTTGGAATACATAGAACATATTCAGAGATATATAATCAAAAAGAAGTATTCTATAGAATTATGAATGAGGAGTTAATCAAATATGGTAGAGAACTGATTTTTAAGGCTGAAGTGAAGTGTAGTAGAGAAGATATTGTTACTCTTGAGTCTCAAGGTTATACATTGAGAACGGAAGAAGGAAAAACCAAAGTTATTGAAAGCTATATTATGCCCTCTAGTAGAGTTACTAGGAAATGTTATTACGAACTAGCACGGATCTTAAGAGACAAAGGTATATGGTATTATATTGGTACTAATGGATATGTTAATTACCTATCAGCTAGTAATATTTCAAGATACTCTCCAGAATTTATTATTTACAATGTAATGTTCTACTTGGGATCAATTACAAGATACTATCCATATCTTTTTGATGAAATTTTTTCTGCTAAAGAACAGTGGCTAATGGGAGAATTCTTAACTACTCAGCCTAAACAATTCATTTACCTAACTACAGCAAAAATACTTAGTCAAGATGTATTGAAAGCATATGCGGATTTTTAGTAAGACAGAATGTAAATGTATTGAACTGACTTGAAGTGACAGTGGATTCTGCGGAGTAGAGATGTGCTACTTATCTGGGAGTGATTTGAGCAAAGGTATGATTAAGGCTGGTCTCCAAATGACTTTATAAAAGTGACCACATAATTACTTCAGTTTAAATAGAACCGAAGAAATACAGTGATCACTTTGGTCACAAATTTGGTCGCGAACTCTTTATAATCCAATTTACCTTATAGTCCCGAACCCCAATAAAATCAACGATTCACTAATAGAGTTTTAGGGGTTATCCCTTTCCTCTATATCAGTTGGTTAGAGCGGTCAGCTTGCGGTACAGATATGAAGTTAAGGCATACTAAACTAAACTTATGCTGTGATAAGATGAATAAATTGGCCGCGGGCTCTGGCCGGGACAAAATAAGATTGTTTTTATATCTGAACGTGCTTACCTTCTGCAGATATGGCATTTGCTTTTGTTTCATGAACTGTACCATATGGATGTTCAGGCGGTGCATAGATAACATATAGTTTAAGGGGTTTGTTTCCTGTATTCGTTAAATTGTGCCATTTTCCAGCAGGTACCATAATTGCATAGTCATCGTAGGCCATCACTTGAAAATCTAAATTGTCTTTCCTATCCCCCATTTGAACAAGTCCCTGACCTTCTTCAATACGTATAAATTGATCTGTTGTCGGATGGACCTCTAAACCGATATCATCGCCAACATTGATACTCATCAAAGTCACTTGAAAATATTTCCCTGTCCATAAAGCGGTACGGTAAGTTTGGTTTTGCTTTGCTACCTGGTCAATATTCACTACAAGTGGACATTGTCCATAATCTCTTAAGTTTATTTTTCCATAGGGGTAGCAATTATAATAATGTTGAGGCAGATATGTCTGATAGTTGTTAATCCAATTGTTATGCATAGGGTAATGCAATTGATACTGATGGCATGAATTATGGTACATACTCATTCTCCTCTTACGATTTTGTGTGTACTTTAGTCATATGCATCTGCCTATGTAAAGGAGTGCAAAACCTGCAAAAATGGGCTGGAGCCTAAGGAGGCCAGGCATAAGATTAGCTTCGTCATTCGTTTCAATGGAAGGTTAAAGACGTCTATAATAAACGTGTAAACACAAGGACACCCATGTACAAGGAGGTTTAGGAAGAAGTGATATGCTGGCCATATACTCATTATTACTCCAGCGGGAACGTGGTGTTAAGGTAGCATTACGTTGCGGTTTTTCTTCTAACAAAACTTCTAACCAATCTTCTAACAACAACCAAATATCAACAAAACTTTAGAAGTAACTATATGCTTAAAACACGCGATTTATTGCCCAACAGACCCCAGGAAAACCTAATAAATATATGCTGGGTCGCACTCGTAATGCGTAGGCCGGGGGTTCAATTCCCTTCACCAGCATTCTTATGAATTAAGCTTAACGCGGCCTTCCGGTTCAGGGGACCGCGTTTTTTAATGGCGCACGGCCGAATGTATGCGAAAAACAGCATACATTATGCTCGTACGCAGCTAATTATTTTTTTCATAGATGGCCTTAGTAATTCTGAGTAAAAGGTATTCAACAGAGGAGGCGAGCTACAACTATGAAATGCCTGACCATTCGCCAGCCGTGGGCCACGTTAATTGCGCTGGGAGAAAAACAAATCGAAACCCGGACCTGGCGGACCGCCCACCGGGGGGAGTTAGCTATTCATGCCGGGATGCAGGTAAATAAAGCGATCTGCCGGACGGAGCCGTTCCAGTCGTTGCTTGCACGTCACGGCTACACTGCGGACAATCTGCCAACCGGCAAGATCATTGCAGTCAGCCGCATTGCGGATTGCTGTGAAATGACACCGGGGCTTGCGCAGCAAGGCTGGCCGGGTGGAAATGAATATGTATTCGGCAATTATGCCGAAGGAAGGTATGCCTGGAAGCTGGAGGAGGTTGTTCCGCTGGTACATCCCATACCTGCCAAGGGACGTCTGGGGTTCTGGGAATATCCTGTGCTGGAAGAGGAATTGTGAATTTCCTGACGATATTTTGAAGAAAAATTGCTCCAGATTGGCTGCCGGCTGGTATAATTGGGATATTCGGCGGGAAATCTTCCTATATATAAGGATAGTTGTGCTCTGAGGCGGTCTACCGCTGGAGAGGGGCAGGAATGCCGGGAAGGGGCGTATGCATAATAGATGGGAAGCCTTCTAATTGCATGGCTTTGTATGCTTTGTTTGTTTCTTGCGTTCAGGGATCAGGTCAGCCGTAGAATCTTGTACCCGGTAGCTGTGGTGGTTATATGCGGCACGTTGGGGTATTGGACGTTGTTAATGTAATTGCATCCGGGTGATCATTTAATGCAGAAGTCTGCCGCTTGCGGCAGGCTTCTTTGTTATCCTTGCTTCGGGCCTCCCTGCGCCGTCTTCTCCATACCCAGATACCTGCGCATATGCAGAGTGGCCTGGGCGGCAATCACGTCATCCAGCAGCAGCATCCGCTCGTGATAACCCCTGCAGACGAATTTGGCTTCAACACCCGCCTCCAGCCGATTCTGTTCATAGACCCTCAGACCACGGGCGCGCATCCCGGCACGGACCTCCCGCAGATCGGCAGAAACGGCATGGACTGCCCTCTGGATGACCTCCAGATAAGGCGCAGGCGTGCGAAGCTCTGAGGATATAGCAGAAGCATCGCGCTCGAAGGCGGATAGAATAAGCGGCAGCAAAATATAGGATTTGACCAGCAGGTTATCCTGGCTCTCTGCTCTATGCATCCCTCTCAACCCCTCAAAGAGAACGTATATTCGCATTGTAACTCATCCTTCAAAAAATAATCAATGGGTTTTATAAATTAACTCAAATAATGTGACATTTTTCACAATAAAATCAAATGAATTATTTTATATTAAAATTGAAATATTAAAGATTGAAAAATAAATCAGCTCAAAGGAGAATGGCAATGAGTCATGAAGGAAGTCTCCGCCGTGGTTTAGTATTCGGGATCATTCTAAGTGTTCCGCTCTGGGTATCAATGATTGGCTGGATTCAGCTGTTTGGGTCCGCCTAGGCGACATTTTATTCAAAATATATGAATTCTATTAGCAGGTGTCGTCCTCATGGGCGGCGCTTTTTTTCGGGGTTGATACATCCATAAATAGGGAAAAATACATTGAACAGAAGCGAAATGGGAGGGGAGATGGGCTTCGGGTGATAAAAATAGGACAAATGCATCAAATTTTAATAATATAAATTGATATAATTATAGAAAAGCGGGATAAACGGCTACAGCCAATTCTCTGATTTCTCGACTTTTTTCGTCAATAGATAAAAAAGAGACTCGTCCCTTAACCCTTATGGTACAAGGGATCAAAGAGGAACCTTCGCAAAAAAATAATTTCAAAAAATATACTGGGAATGGATTGACAACAGGGTGGGGGAGCGGATAAACTAAAATAGTACAAAAGTAACAAATGTCATAGACTCAACAACGAATTTACATAAGCAAATCTCAATTTCATACCGAAATCATGTACAAACGCAAACCGTATCGAAAGAACGGGACGCAAAGTCAGGAATCTACTGTCTCTAAAGTTGAGGCTAGGGTCGTCCGGCCGCCGTGAAGCTAACCCTTCGTGGCGGTCTTTTTGTTGTTATAGTTGCGTGACAGATTCATAGAATAGTAACTAGGAGGTGTGGACTATTGAAAAAAAGAGTGCGTAAAACAGCCGCCATCATTATGGCTGGCCTATTGACCTTATCCAGTGCTTTTACGTGGGGGACGGATGTTAGAGCAGCTTCAGGGGTGCCGTATACGCCAACACCGGTTTTAGGAGTCGCAGGGAATTTTAATGCTTTTATCCTCGGGGATTTTGCACAGAGCAATGATCAGATTGAGGGCCGCCTGGCAGCGGCAGGGAAC is a window encoding:
- a CDS encoding YaaC family protein, which gives rise to MAVKKEILQPIKYGFPNFTSDSSCINLCDSNKLIISDIWGFWDYVIKKNGVEKIFMSSLLEQAKFFYEAAEKSPIKSQPLLYYYSFLNFAKIVINLKMKYGKCIYNHGITQARGNNKFSNAEISIMKLKLDTKNVSAELEKVLNEKDISSNLSLNVKQLLNHCVGIHRTYSEIYNQKEVFYRIMNEELIKYGRELIFKAEVKCSREDIVTLESQGYTLRTEEGKTKVIESYIMPSSRVTRKCYYELARILRDKGIWYYIGTNGYVNYLSASNISRYSPEFIIYNVMFYLGSITRYYPYLFDEIFSAKEQWLMGEFLTTQPKQFIYLTTAKILSQDVLKAYADF
- a CDS encoding cupin domain-containing protein; translation: MYHNSCHQYQLHYPMHNNWINNYQTYLPQHYYNCYPYGKINLRDYGQCPLVVNIDQVAKQNQTYRTALWTGKYFQVTLMSINVGDDIGLEVHPTTDQFIRIEEGQGLVQMGDRKDNLDFQVMAYDDYAIMVPAGKWHNLTNTGNKPLKLYVIYAPPEHPYGTVHETKANAISAEGKHVQI
- a CDS encoding ASCH domain-containing protein; the protein is MKCLTIRQPWATLIALGEKQIETRTWRTAHRGELAIHAGMQVNKAICRTEPFQSLLARHGYTADNLPTGKIIAVSRIADCCEMTPGLAQQGWPGGNEYVFGNYAEGRYAWKLEEVVPLVHPIPAKGRLGFWEYPVLEEEL